One part of the Phycisphaeraceae bacterium genome encodes these proteins:
- a CDS encoding glycogen debranching enzyme family protein, translated as MTIQIDERTEWLEADGLGGFASGTTSGVRSRRYHGLLTASVRPPTGRFVLVNGFDAWIETPGGVFPLTSQKYPPGVVHPHGSLHIASFTHKPWPTWTCRFEDGTELVHEVFVPRGRAMVAVSFRLVRGGAGGSRLVLRPFLSGRDYHSLHHENGEFNFTPEVKGEVAVFRPYPGVPSVVVRSNGVFASDPVWYRNFQYDEERARGLECTEDLASPGSLTWRLSARDGAEPAVMLLAAGSVPCSSAELISGPSPAVPTYEDLRNGELHRRRALGSGLEVAANSYISRREDPGSEAGRTIIAGYPWFTDWGRDTFISLRGLCLAAGRIEDARAILLAWAAHVSEGMLPNRFPDSPSDSPEYNAVDASLWYVVAVGEYLDLAAAGKASISASEERTLRRAVLEIVSGYSKGTRYGIRVDRDGLVAAGEPGVQLTWMDAKCGDWVVTPRIGKPVEIQALWAAALAVAERFDSAWSDALQRVRTGFAERFWNPERGCLFDVVDTDHVTGRNDGTLRPNQLFAVGGLPVQLVAGDQARQIVDLAERELLTPMGPRSLARGEPGYTERYGGTPLQRDGSYHQGIVWPWVLGAFVEAWVRVRGGTDEAKSEARRRFLDPILAGLDDGSVGGLGHIAEIADAAAPFTPRGCPFQAWSIGEALRLDRVVLAPGHSQSTGIEPRPVTAAPRGRAAVGAKPSSARARR; from the coding sequence ATGACGATTCAAATTGATGAACGTACAGAGTGGCTGGAGGCCGATGGCCTGGGCGGGTTCGCTTCGGGAACGACCAGCGGGGTTCGCTCTCGCCGGTATCACGGTCTGCTGACGGCGTCGGTCCGTCCGCCGACGGGGCGGTTTGTGCTGGTCAACGGGTTCGACGCGTGGATCGAGACGCCCGGCGGTGTCTTCCCGCTTACGTCGCAGAAGTACCCGCCGGGGGTGGTGCATCCCCACGGTTCGCTGCACATCGCGTCGTTCACGCACAAACCGTGGCCGACCTGGACGTGTCGCTTTGAGGACGGGACAGAACTTGTGCACGAGGTGTTCGTGCCGAGGGGACGGGCGATGGTCGCGGTCTCCTTCCGGCTTGTCCGCGGCGGGGCGGGCGGATCGCGGCTGGTGCTCAGGCCGTTCCTTTCGGGTCGGGACTACCACAGCTTGCACCATGAGAACGGCGAGTTCAACTTCACGCCCGAGGTCAAGGGAGAGGTCGCCGTGTTCCGGCCTTACCCCGGAGTACCGAGCGTGGTCGTGCGGTCCAACGGCGTGTTCGCGAGTGATCCGGTCTGGTACAGGAACTTTCAATATGACGAGGAGCGGGCCCGCGGGCTGGAGTGCACGGAGGACCTGGCCTCGCCCGGTTCGCTGACGTGGAGGCTCTCGGCGCGTGACGGCGCGGAGCCGGCGGTGATGCTGCTGGCGGCCGGGTCGGTGCCGTGCTCCAGCGCCGAGTTGATCTCCGGGCCGTCGCCGGCGGTGCCGACGTACGAGGACCTCCGGAACGGCGAGTTGCACCGGCGCCGGGCGCTCGGCTCCGGGCTGGAGGTCGCCGCGAACTCGTACATCTCGCGGCGGGAGGATCCCGGATCGGAGGCTGGAAGGACGATCATCGCCGGGTACCCCTGGTTCACCGACTGGGGCCGGGACACGTTCATTTCCCTCCGGGGCCTGTGCCTCGCGGCGGGGCGGATCGAGGACGCGAGGGCGATCCTGCTCGCGTGGGCGGCGCATGTGTCGGAAGGAATGCTGCCGAATCGATTCCCGGACTCGCCGTCGGACAGCCCCGAGTACAACGCGGTCGATGCGTCGCTGTGGTATGTCGTCGCCGTCGGGGAATACCTCGACCTTGCAGCGGCAGGCAAGGCGAGCATCTCGGCGTCGGAGGAGCGAACCCTTCGGCGTGCGGTCCTGGAGATCGTCAGCGGCTATTCAAAGGGAACCCGATACGGCATCCGCGTCGACAGGGATGGTCTGGTTGCCGCGGGCGAGCCCGGGGTCCAGCTCACGTGGATGGATGCGAAGTGCGGCGATTGGGTGGTGACGCCGCGGATCGGCAAGCCCGTAGAAATCCAGGCGCTGTGGGCGGCGGCGCTGGCCGTGGCGGAGCGGTTCGATTCGGCGTGGAGCGACGCGCTGCAGCGCGTTCGGACCGGCTTTGCGGAGCGGTTCTGGAATCCCGAGCGAGGCTGCCTGTTTGACGTCGTCGATACCGACCACGTCACGGGACGGAACGACGGGACGCTCCGGCCGAACCAACTGTTCGCGGTCGGGGGCCTGCCCGTGCAGCTCGTTGCCGGCGACCAGGCCCGCCAGATTGTGGACCTCGCCGAACGGGAACTGCTGACGCCGATGGGGCCGCGGTCGCTGGCGCGGGGAGAGCCGGGCTACACCGAGCGATACGGCGGCACGCCGTTGCAGCGCGACGGATCCTACCACCAGGGGATTGTCTGGCCGTGGGTGCTTGGGGCGTTTGTGGAGGCGTGGGTCAGGGTCCGCGGCGGGACCGACGAGGCCAAGTCGGAGGCGCGCCGGCGGTTCCTTGATCCGATTCTCGCCGGGCTCGACGATGGGAGCGTCGGCGGCCTCGGGCACATCGCTGAGATCGCGGATGCAGCGGCGCCGTTCACTCCGCGCGGATGCCCGTTCCAGGCGTGGTCGATCGGCGAGGCGCTCCGGCTGGATCGCGTGGTGCTCGCGCCGGGTCACTCGCAGTCAACCGGGATCGAGCCCAGGCCCGTGACCGCGGCGCCTCGGGGTCGAGCGGCCGTCGGCGCGAAGCCGTCGAGCGCGCGCGCCCGCAGGTAG
- a CDS encoding heme-binding protein has product MMTFASVLLATAIAGTEPPIGTNAREVNWPHAGAQVVTQKATLTQAGARRVINAAIAEIRRNGTTGVIAVVDDGGNLVAVERTDGTFAAGANISIGKARTSALFKKPTNAFEEIIKGGRTPMVALNDFTPLQGGVPIFVEGEVVGAVGVSGAKSAQQDEQIAMAGAAAVASMAGASGGEDQAVVYVPRAVVDSGLAKGEVLVDTPRYAVNASRRDQPGLAEVHDDETDVFYVLDGAATLVTGGDVVGPDISAPGQVRARSIRGGEARQLVKGDVVVVPAGVPHWFKAVDAPLVYMTVKVKSEAPVAP; this is encoded by the coding sequence ATGATGACATTCGCTTCGGTTCTCCTTGCGACGGCGATCGCCGGCACGGAGCCCCCGATCGGGACAAACGCTCGGGAGGTCAACTGGCCGCATGCGGGTGCGCAGGTGGTCACCCAGAAGGCAACGCTGACCCAGGCCGGGGCACGGCGGGTCATCAACGCTGCTATCGCTGAGATTCGCCGGAATGGGACCACCGGGGTCATCGCTGTTGTTGACGACGGCGGGAACCTGGTGGCCGTCGAGCGCACCGACGGCACGTTCGCGGCCGGAGCGAACATCTCGATCGGCAAGGCGCGCACATCGGCGCTGTTCAAGAAACCCACGAACGCATTCGAGGAGATTATCAAGGGTGGGCGGACGCCGATGGTGGCGCTCAACGACTTCACGCCGCTGCAGGGCGGGGTGCCGATCTTCGTTGAGGGGGAGGTCGTTGGCGCTGTCGGTGTCAGCGGGGCGAAGAGCGCCCAGCAGGATGAACAGATCGCGATGGCCGGCGCCGCGGCGGTGGCCTCGATGGCCGGAGCGAGCGGTGGTGAGGACCAGGCCGTGGTGTACGTGCCGCGGGCCGTTGTTGACTCGGGGCTGGCGAAGGGGGAGGTTCTCGTGGATACGCCGCGGTACGCGGTGAACGCGAGCCGGCGGGACCAGCCGGGGCTAGCGGAGGTTCATGACGATGAGACCGATGTGTTCTACGTCCTCGACGGCGCCGCGACGCTGGTGACCGGCGGCGATGTGGTTGGGCCGGACATCTCGGCGCCGGGGCAGGTGCGTGCCAGATCGATCCGGGGCGGAGAGGCGAGGCAACTGGTCAAGGGCGACGTCGTTGTCGTGCCCGCCGGTGTGCCCCACTGGTTCAAGGCCGTTGATGCCCCCTTGGTGTACATGACGGTCAAAGTCAAGAGCGAGGCTCCGGTCGCGCCGTGA
- a CDS encoding glucosidase, with protein sequence MAMHNGTTARPGGQAERKDPESVRLAEDGRREKNWKRWGPYLAERQWGTVREDYSEGGDCWNSFSHDQARSRAYRWGEDGLLGITDRECRLCFGLALWNGKDPILKERLFGLTGPEGNHGEDVKEEYFYLDSTPTHSYMKVLYKYPQAEFPYARLVHENRSRGRGEAEYELADTGVFAQSRYFDVQAEYAKAGPDDVLIRVTVSNRGPEPARIDVLPTLWFRNTWSWPTQGEAAGKPRLARAASQVVADHPTLGRFRLAVGTGPDGREPELLFTENESNAARLYGGTNTSGYAKDGFHERVVGGRESAVNPSGEGTKAAAWYRMEIPAGGRVSLRLRLCPESDAPARGVGEDFDSVFEQRLGEADEFYTGLGHDRLEPEQRAVARQAAAGLLWSKQFYYYVIKPWMTGDPGHPAPPESRKSGRNADWLHLYNRDIISMPDKWEYPWFAAWDLAFHMIPFARLDPQFAKEQLLLLLREWYMHPSGQIPAYEFAFGDVNPPVHAWACWRVYKMTGPHGGRDRVFLARAFHKLLLNFNWWVNRKDPSGKHLFAGGFLGLDNIGVFDRSQPLPTGGTLEQADGTAWMAFYCGTMLSIALELASEDPAYEDVASKFFEHFVAITDAINTVGGTGLWDEADGFYYDQIRLDGGRSIPLKVRSLVGMVPLLAVEVLENEVIDRLPGFKKRMQWFLDHRKDLPWNTTCACGHGGADRGHRLLAIPTRERLERVLSYLLDEGEFLSPYGVRSVSKVHERSPYVLGLGGREYRVDYTPGESTTGLFGGNSNWRGPIWFPLNFLILEALERYHHFYGDDLRVECPKGSGVMVNLGQAADLVRMRLVALFLPGDGGRRPCHGEEARFALDPHWRDLVLFHEHFHGDTGRGLGATHQTGWTALVLPMLESLVRERPGAAGRANESGAGAATVTTSRRARGVHAAT encoded by the coding sequence ATGGCGATGCACAACGGAACGACGGCACGTCCTGGTGGGCAAGCAGAACGCAAGGACCCGGAGTCGGTACGACTGGCGGAGGATGGGCGGCGGGAGAAGAACTGGAAGCGGTGGGGGCCGTACCTCGCGGAGCGGCAGTGGGGGACGGTACGGGAGGACTACTCCGAGGGGGGCGACTGCTGGAACTCGTTCTCGCATGACCAGGCGCGGTCTCGCGCCTACCGGTGGGGCGAGGATGGCCTGCTGGGGATCACGGACCGGGAATGCCGGCTGTGCTTCGGGCTTGCGCTGTGGAACGGGAAGGACCCGATCCTTAAGGAGCGGCTCTTCGGGCTGACGGGCCCAGAGGGGAACCACGGCGAGGACGTCAAGGAGGAGTACTTCTACCTCGACTCTACGCCGACGCACTCGTACATGAAGGTGCTGTACAAGTACCCGCAGGCGGAGTTCCCGTACGCGCGGCTGGTGCACGAGAACAGGTCGAGGGGGCGCGGCGAGGCGGAGTACGAACTGGCGGACACCGGCGTGTTCGCGCAGAGCAGGTACTTCGATGTGCAGGCCGAGTACGCCAAGGCGGGGCCGGATGATGTGCTGATCCGCGTGACGGTGTCGAACCGGGGGCCGGAGCCGGCGAGGATCGACGTGCTGCCGACGTTGTGGTTCCGGAACACGTGGTCATGGCCGACGCAAGGCGAGGCGGCCGGGAAGCCGAGGCTCGCCCGCGCCGCATCGCAGGTGGTCGCCGATCACCCGACGCTGGGGCGGTTCCGGCTGGCCGTGGGGACAGGGCCGGACGGGCGGGAACCTGAACTGCTGTTCACGGAGAACGAGAGCAACGCTGCGAGGCTGTATGGGGGGACGAACACCTCGGGGTACGCGAAGGACGGGTTCCACGAGCGCGTGGTCGGCGGGCGGGAGAGCGCGGTGAATCCATCGGGCGAGGGGACGAAGGCCGCCGCGTGGTATCGGATGGAGATCCCGGCGGGGGGGCGCGTGTCGCTGCGGCTGCGGCTGTGCCCGGAGTCGGACGCGCCGGCGCGAGGGGTTGGCGAGGACTTTGACAGCGTGTTCGAGCAGCGGCTCGGCGAGGCCGACGAGTTTTACACCGGGCTCGGGCATGATCGGCTGGAGCCCGAGCAGCGGGCGGTGGCGCGGCAGGCCGCCGCGGGATTGCTGTGGAGCAAGCAGTTCTATTACTACGTCATCAAGCCGTGGATGACCGGCGACCCGGGGCACCCGGCGCCGCCGGAATCCCGCAAGTCGGGGCGGAATGCGGACTGGTTGCACCTGTACAACCGTGACATCATCTCGATGCCGGACAAGTGGGAGTACCCGTGGTTCGCGGCGTGGGATCTGGCGTTTCACATGATTCCATTTGCGAGGCTGGACCCGCAGTTTGCCAAGGAGCAGCTCCTGCTGCTGCTGCGGGAGTGGTACATGCATCCGAGCGGGCAGATCCCGGCGTACGAGTTTGCGTTCGGGGATGTGAACCCGCCGGTGCACGCGTGGGCATGCTGGCGGGTGTACAAGATGACCGGGCCGCACGGGGGGCGCGACCGTGTCTTCCTGGCCCGGGCGTTCCACAAGCTGCTGCTCAACTTCAACTGGTGGGTGAACCGGAAGGACCCATCGGGGAAGCACCTGTTCGCCGGGGGATTCCTGGGCCTGGACAACATCGGCGTCTTTGACCGGTCGCAGCCGCTGCCCACGGGCGGCACCCTGGAGCAGGCGGATGGGACGGCGTGGATGGCGTTCTATTGCGGCACGATGCTGAGCATCGCGCTGGAACTGGCGTCGGAGGATCCGGCGTACGAAGACGTCGCGAGCAAGTTCTTCGAGCACTTCGTCGCGATCACGGACGCGATCAACACGGTTGGCGGCACGGGATTGTGGGACGAGGCGGACGGGTTCTACTACGACCAGATTCGGCTGGATGGCGGGCGTTCGATCCCGCTCAAGGTGCGATCGCTGGTCGGGATGGTTCCGCTGCTGGCGGTCGAGGTGCTTGAGAACGAGGTGATCGATCGGCTCCCCGGTTTCAAGAAGCGGATGCAGTGGTTCCTGGATCACCGCAAGGACCTGCCGTGGAACACGACATGTGCGTGCGGCCACGGCGGTGCGGACCGGGGGCACCGCCTGCTGGCGATCCCGACGCGGGAGCGGCTCGAGCGAGTGCTGTCGTACCTGCTGGACGAGGGCGAGTTCCTCTCGCCGTACGGCGTGCGGTCCGTGTCGAAGGTGCACGAGCGGTCGCCGTACGTGCTGGGACTTGGCGGGCGGGAGTACCGCGTAGATTACACGCCGGGGGAATCGACGACAGGGCTGTTCGGCGGGAACTCCAACTGGCGGGGTCCGATCTGGTTCCCGCTGAACTTCCTGATCCTGGAGGCGTTGGAGAGGTATCACCACTTCTACGGTGATGACCTGCGGGTGGAGTGCCCTAAGGGGTCGGGGGTGATGGTCAATCTTGGTCAGGCGGCGGACCTGGTGCGGATGCGCCTCGTGGCGCTGTTCCTGCCCGGGGATGGCGGCCGGCGGCCGTGCCATGGCGAGGAGGCGCGGTTTGCGCTCGATCCCCACTGGCGGGACCTTGTACTGTTCCACGAACATTTTCACGGCGACACCGGCCGCGGCCTTGGGGCCACCCACCAGACGGGCTGGACGGCGCTGGTGCTTCCGATGCTCGAATCTCTTGTACGGGAAAGGCCGGGCGCTGCCGGGCGTGCGAATGAATCAGGTGCGGGAGCGGCAACGGTCACGACATCCCGTCGGGCGCGGGGCGTGCACGCGGCAACGTAA
- a CDS encoding glucosidase, with the protein MSNQHPHADDAHPTMCKDPESQRLAEDAARIKNWKRWGPYLSERQWGTVREDYSPNGDCWNYLLHDHARSRAYRWGEDGILGLTDRECRLCFALAMWNGKDPIIKERLFGLTGPEGNHGEDVKETYFFLDSTPTHSYMKGLYKYPQQAYPYDHIVAVNKGRTRLEPEYEIADTGIFDEGRYFDVQIEYAKDGGGGPDDILIRATIFNRGPDAAPLHFLPTLWCRNTWAWGAVHEGSWPRAPIEAAGPAVSNGLRVAHASLGTFRFWADAASDSTAPAWLFTENETNSERLFGRPNAAAHVKDAFNELLVHGKTDAVSPERSGTKVAAYYNLTVPAGGSVVVRMRLCAEAATPPAPFSPEFEAAFSRRKAEADEFYSHRIRGDLGNERSMVSRQAYAGLLWSKQYYNYIVDVWLKGDPAEPTPSPERERGRNSEWRQVFCRDVISMPDSWEYPWFAAWDLAFHCVAFARIDPEFAKQQLILFLREWYMHPSGQLPAYEFAFSDVNPPVHAWAVWRVYKITGLRGKRDRLFLARAFQKLLINFTWWVNRKDPNGKNLFAGGFLGLDNIGVFDRSMKLPDDVTLAQADGTAWMAFFCGTMMSIALELASEDPAYEDVASKFFEHFVAITDAMNSLGGSGLWDETDGFYYDQVSMDGVVVPMKVRSLVGVVPMLAVEVLEDDTIDRLPGFRKRMEWFLKNRTDLARYITYLEHKGEQQHNHRLLAIPSRQRLESVLRYLFDESEFLSPYGVRSVSKFHEAHPFVTQDRAGREYRVDYAPGESTTEMFGGNSNWRGPVWLPLNYLIIEALERYHHYYGDNLLVEVPVGSGRKISLHDAAHELRSRLTALFLAGGGGRRPCNGDDPRFASDPHWKDLVLFHEYFHAETGKGLGASHQTGWTALIATLLQKH; encoded by the coding sequence ATGTCGAACCAGCACCCACACGCCGACGATGCCCACCCCACGATGTGCAAGGACCCCGAGTCGCAGCGGCTCGCTGAGGATGCCGCGCGCATCAAGAACTGGAAGCGCTGGGGGCCCTACCTCTCCGAACGGCAGTGGGGGACGGTGCGAGAGGACTACTCGCCGAACGGGGACTGCTGGAACTATCTCCTGCACGACCACGCACGGTCGCGTGCCTACCGCTGGGGCGAGGACGGGATCCTCGGCCTGACCGATCGCGAGTGCCGGCTCTGCTTCGCGCTGGCGATGTGGAACGGCAAGGACCCGATCATCAAGGAGCGGCTCTTCGGCCTCACGGGCCCCGAGGGGAACCACGGCGAGGACGTCAAGGAGACCTACTTCTTCCTCGATTCGACGCCGACACACTCCTACATGAAGGGGCTGTACAAGTACCCTCAGCAGGCGTATCCGTACGACCACATCGTGGCGGTGAACAAGGGGCGCACGCGGCTGGAGCCGGAGTACGAGATCGCCGACACCGGCATCTTCGACGAGGGCCGGTACTTCGATGTCCAGATCGAGTACGCGAAGGACGGCGGCGGCGGGCCGGACGACATCCTGATCCGCGCCACCATCTTCAACCGCGGTCCGGACGCCGCGCCGCTGCACTTCCTGCCGACGCTGTGGTGCCGCAACACGTGGGCGTGGGGCGCGGTGCACGAGGGGTCGTGGCCGCGGGCGCCGATCGAGGCGGCCGGGCCGGCCGTCTCGAACGGGCTGCGAGTGGCGCACGCCTCGCTCGGCACGTTCCGGTTCTGGGCCGATGCCGCGTCTGATTCGACGGCGCCGGCCTGGCTCTTCACCGAGAACGAGACCAACTCGGAGCGGCTGTTCGGCCGGCCCAACGCCGCGGCCCACGTCAAGGACGCGTTCAACGAGCTGCTGGTGCACGGCAAGACGGATGCGGTCAGTCCGGAGCGGTCGGGGACCAAGGTGGCCGCGTACTACAACCTGACCGTTCCCGCCGGCGGCTCCGTGGTGGTCCGCATGAGGCTCTGCGCCGAGGCGGCGACGCCGCCGGCGCCGTTCTCGCCTGAGTTCGAGGCGGCCTTCTCACGCCGGAAGGCGGAGGCCGACGAGTTCTATTCGCACCGCATCCGCGGCGACCTCGGCAACGAGCGGTCGATGGTGTCACGGCAGGCCTACGCGGGGCTGCTCTGGTCGAAGCAGTACTACAACTACATCGTCGACGTCTGGCTCAAGGGGGACCCGGCCGAGCCGACCCCATCGCCGGAGCGGGAGCGCGGTCGGAACAGCGAGTGGCGGCAGGTCTTCTGCCGCGATGTCATCTCGATGCCCGACTCGTGGGAGTACCCGTGGTTCGCCGCGTGGGACCTGGCGTTCCACTGCGTTGCGTTCGCGCGGATCGACCCGGAGTTTGCGAAGCAGCAGTTGATTCTGTTTCTGCGCGAGTGGTACATGCACCCCTCGGGGCAGCTCCCGGCGTACGAGTTCGCGTTCAGCGACGTCAACCCGCCGGTGCACGCGTGGGCGGTGTGGCGGGTGTACAAGATCACGGGGCTGCGGGGGAAGCGGGACCGACTTTTTCTCGCGAGGGCGTTCCAGAAGCTGCTGATCAACTTCACGTGGTGGGTGAACCGCAAGGACCCGAACGGCAAGAACCTTTTCGCCGGCGGATTCCTCGGTCTGGACAACATCGGTGTGTTCGATCGATCGATGAAGCTCCCCGACGACGTCACGCTGGCCCAGGCGGACGGGACGGCGTGGATGGCGTTCTTCTGCGGCACGATGATGTCGATCGCGCTGGAACTGGCCTCGGAGGACCCGGCGTACGAGGATGTGGCCTCCAAGTTCTTCGAGCACTTCGTGGCCATCACGGATGCGATGAACAGCCTCGGTGGCTCCGGCCTGTGGGACGAGACCGACGGGTTCTACTACGACCAGGTGAGCATGGACGGCGTAGTCGTGCCGATGAAGGTGCGATCGCTCGTCGGCGTCGTGCCGATGCTCGCCGTCGAGGTGCTGGAGGACGACACCATCGATCGCCTGCCGGGGTTCCGCAAGCGGATGGAGTGGTTCCTCAAGAACCGCACGGATCTCGCGCGGTACATCACCTACCTCGAGCACAAGGGGGAGCAGCAGCACAACCACCGCCTGCTGGCGATTCCCTCCCGGCAGCGACTGGAGTCGGTCCTGCGGTACCTCTTCGACGAGTCCGAGTTCCTGTCGCCGTACGGCGTCCGCTCCGTCTCGAAGTTCCACGAGGCCCATCCCTTTGTGACCCAGGACCGTGCCGGGCGCGAGTACCGCGTGGACTACGCGCCGGGCGAATCGACGACCGAGATGTTCGGCGGCAACTCCAACTGGCGCGGGCCGGTGTGGCTCCCGCTCAACTACCTCATCATCGAGGCGCTCGAGCGGTACCACCACTACTACGGCGACAACCTGCTGGTCGAGGTCCCCGTCGGGTCGGGTCGGAAGATCAGCCTCCACGACGCGGCCCACGAGCTGCGATCGAGGCTGACGGCGCTGTTCCTGGCGGGCGGAGGCGGTCGGAGGCCGTGCAACGGGGACGATCCGCGGTTTGCATCCGACCCGCACTGGAAGGACCTCGTGCTCTTCCACGAGTACTTCCACGCCGAGACCGGCAAGGGCCTCGGGGCGAGCCATCAGACCGGCTGGACCGCGCTGATCGCGACGCTCTTGCAGAAACACTGA
- a CDS encoding SMP-30/gluconolactonase/LRE family protein yields MRISCFLVSVLASIGATFAAPDRSPLAPDAIVDLRTPGGVGMVNGQWRYTDAVITEVDHRVAGADNKPSGLAVRTHDVSPHAGSVEFDDAGWEEVDPTGLERRRSTGRLAFGWYRLNITIPERVGTLNTAGASVYFEIVVDDYAEVWVDGRLPQVLGQSGGALVRGWNSPNRVLLTDHAKPGQRIQVAVFCANGPLSEPPANYIWIRSATLDFYRPGRAVGAVPVSTEVTRVDPAIDVIILPGTQAERLADGFSFVEGPVWASVESGYLLFSDPNRNVIHRWSPDGEVSIYRTKSGYTGTDIGEYHQPGSNGLAIDPEGRLTICEHGNRRVTRLEHNGTLTVLADRHNGKRLNSPNDLVYRSDGTLYFTDPPFGLPRAFADPSKELEFSGVYCLYNGTLRLVGTDMTGPNGLALSPDEKHLYVDNWDEKRKVVMRYDVAPDGSLSNGAVFFDMTGAPGEEALDGLKVDAHGNVYVSGPGGVWIISAAGAHLGTLVLPELPANFAWGDADGRTLYMTARTGLYRILLGVPGSRR; encoded by the coding sequence ATGCGTATCTCCTGCTTCCTCGTTTCAGTGCTCGCCTCGATCGGCGCGACTTTCGCCGCGCCGGACCGGTCGCCGCTGGCGCCCGATGCGATTGTTGATCTGCGAACACCGGGAGGCGTGGGGATGGTCAATGGGCAATGGCGCTACACAGATGCGGTGATCACAGAGGTTGATCACCGTGTCGCGGGGGCCGACAACAAGCCATCGGGACTGGCGGTGCGAACGCACGACGTTTCGCCGCATGCCGGTTCGGTTGAGTTTGACGACGCAGGCTGGGAGGAGGTGGATCCCACGGGGCTCGAGAGGCGGCGATCGACCGGGCGGCTGGCGTTCGGCTGGTACCGTCTCAACATTACCATCCCCGAGCGGGTTGGAACGCTGAATACCGCTGGAGCCAGCGTGTACTTCGAGATCGTCGTCGACGACTATGCCGAGGTGTGGGTCGACGGCAGATTGCCGCAAGTGCTGGGCCAGAGTGGCGGGGCGCTGGTGCGCGGCTGGAACTCGCCGAATCGGGTGTTGCTGACCGACCACGCCAAGCCGGGGCAGCGGATCCAGGTGGCGGTGTTCTGCGCCAACGGGCCGCTCTCCGAGCCGCCGGCGAACTACATCTGGATCCGGTCCGCCACACTGGACTTCTATCGGCCAGGGAGAGCGGTGGGGGCGGTGCCGGTGTCGACGGAGGTCACGCGAGTTGATCCGGCGATCGACGTCATCATCCTCCCCGGTACGCAGGCGGAGAGACTGGCAGATGGGTTCAGTTTCGTCGAGGGGCCGGTGTGGGCCAGCGTCGAATCGGGATACCTGCTCTTCAGTGATCCAAATAGGAATGTCATCCATCGTTGGTCGCCGGATGGGGAGGTCTCCATCTACCGCACCAAGAGCGGTTACACGGGGACCGACATCGGTGAGTACCACCAGCCCGGCTCCAACGGCTTGGCGATCGATCCCGAAGGCCGGCTGACCATCTGCGAGCACGGAAACCGGCGTGTGACGCGGCTGGAGCACAACGGCACCCTCACCGTGCTCGCGGATCGGCACAACGGAAAGCGGCTGAACAGCCCGAACGACCTTGTGTACCGGTCCGATGGGACCCTGTATTTCACGGATCCCCCTTTTGGCCTTCCGAGGGCGTTCGCAGACCCGAGCAAGGAACTCGAGTTTAGCGGCGTCTACTGCCTCTACAACGGGACGCTCCGGCTGGTAGGAACGGATATGACCGGCCCCAACGGCCTGGCGCTCTCGCCCGATGAGAAGCACCTGTATGTTGACAACTGGGACGAAAAGCGCAAGGTGGTGATGCGATACGATGTCGCGCCGGATGGGTCGCTATCGAATGGCGCGGTGTTCTTCGACATGACGGGAGCGCCGGGAGAGGAAGCGCTCGACGGCCTGAAGGTCGATGCACACGGGAATGTGTATGTGTCAGGTCCGGGTGGGGTCTGGATCATCTCGGCCGCGGGGGCGCACCTTGGGACACTTGTACTCCCCGAGTTGCCGGCCAACTTCGCGTGGGGGGATGCGGATGGACGGACGCTGTATATGACGGCTCGTACAGGGCTGTACCGGATCCTGCTGGGGGTGCCTGGGAGCCGCCGCTAG